One window from the genome of Podospora pseudocomata strain CBS 415.72m chromosome 6, whole genome shotgun sequence encodes:
- the URA2 gene encoding Carbamoyl-phosphate synthase (EggNog:ENOG503NW85; COG:F; MEROPS:MER0060647), with translation MEAKLYAPATAPLTSSEKLVTLELQDGVVYQGYSFGAPKSIAGELVFQTGMVGYPESVTDPSYRGQILVITFPLVGNYGVPSRETMCELLKDLPAHFESHQIHIAGLVVATYAGEDYSHYLATSSLGAWLKEEGIPAMYGVDTRALTKRIREEGSMLGRMLLQNDSLADLAALNKAGQDWRPYFEQLEWVDPNKKNLVAEVSIKKPKLYSPPSASALKHSTGRSIRILCLDVGMKYNQLRCFLKRGVEVLVCPWDYDFSKEEYDGLFISNGPGDPAVMKDTVKHISAALAENKTPIFGICLGHQLLARASGAQTVKLKFGNRGHNIPCTSMVTGKCHITSQNHGYAVDAATLPTGWQELFVNANDGSNEGIMHIDKPHFSVQFHPESTPGPRDTEFLFDVFIQTVVKASEDNSVLQKPVHFPGGTVEENNKLHPRVSVKKVLVLGSGGLSIGQAGEFDYSGSQAIKALKEEGIYTVLINPNIATIQTSKGLADKVYFLPVNAEFVRKVIIHEKPDAIYCTFGGQTALSVGIQLKDEFESLGVKVLGTPIDTIITTEDRELFARSMDSIGEKCAKSASANNLEEAMHVVKDIGFPVIVRAAYALGGLGSGFANNEDELRELCSKAFAASPQVLIERSMKGWKEVEYEVVRDCQDNCITVCNMENFDPLGIHTGDSIVVAPSQTLSDEDYNMLRTTAVNVIRHLGVVGECNIQYALNPFSKEYCIIEVNARLSRSSALASKATGYPLAFIAAKLGLGIPLKDIKNSVTKVTCACFEPSLDYVVVKMPRWDLKKFNRVSSQLGSSMKSVGEVMSIGRTFEEAIQKAIRSIDFHNLGFNKTESALISLDDELQTPSDQRLFAIANAMYNGYSVKRIWELTQIDKWFLDRLMGLIDYAKHMEGLKGQSLNANTLLRAKQLGFSDRQIANFVGSSELLVRDVRTKAGITPFVKQIDTVAAEFPAYTNYLYTTYNASEHDIAFNDRGVMVLGSGVYRIGSSVEFDWCSVRAIRTLMESGIKTIMMNCNPETVSTDFDEADRLYFEATTMETVLDVYEVENSQGVLGAMGGQGPNNIALPLFRAGVKMLGTSPEMIDSAENRYKFSRMLDRIGVDQPTWKELTSFEEAKAFCTKVTYPVLVRPSYVLSGAAMNTVYSEGDLESYLKQATAVSPEHPVVITKYIENAKEIEMDAVAKNGKVVGHFISEHVENAGVHSGDATLVLPPQDLEPTTIQRIEDATRKIADALNITGPLNIQFIAKDNDIKVIECNVRASRSFPFVSKVMGVDLIEMATKAIMDVPFEEYPKIDRTVDSVAVKVPQFSFSRLSGADPVLGVEMASTGEVACFGSDKYEAYLKGLMSTGFKIPKKNILLSLGSYNDKLELLPSVKKLEEMGYTLFATAGTSDFLASHGVKAQYLEVLGKSEQEAQRSEYSLVDHLSNNKIDLYINLPSSNRYRRPASYVSKGYLTRRLAVDYQVPLVTNVKNAKILIEAIARHFELEVGITDYQTSHRTVQLPGLVNIAAYVPGLAVRDSGDLQSVTKASIAAGFSMIRVMPLGEGEGNSITEAKSLKIAQQNSKRGGYCDFNFSVTATSDNADKISLLAGEVGSLFIPFNHMSGKNISKVAAVQAHFDAWPTHKPIITDARTTDLASILLLASLHNRRIHVTAVTTKDDIRLIALCKAKQMNVTCDVSIYSLYLSQDDYPDCSFLPTARDQAALWQHLATIDVFSIGSLPYQLAQKLGKPIDATVGIADALPLLLTSVVEGKLTIEDIMTRLHDKPKEIFELHDQIGTTLEVEVGRTYTVPETGPWSPFAGKVLKGAVQRVTFQDQVACLDGVAVEGPPKGKDMSTHGAMPAIATITSPALKPLSQALSPLPDSRLLASPARGPFTNKLQQLLSMDSPFRKKHVLSVTSYSRQDLHHLFDVAEEIRNRVDRQGVLDILRGRLLATLFYEPSTRTSASFDAAMQRLGGRTIAITTSTSSVQKGETLHDTLRTLACYADAVVLRHPDENCLEVAPIIPVPIINGGNGSKEHPTQAFLDLFTIREEFGSMKDLTITFVGDLLHGRPVHSLVYLLKHYRANNVKVNLVSPKSLALPKDIYRNLKEAGQILFESESLTPQILESTDVLYVTRVQKERFEDLAEYDRVKNSYRIDQSTLRNTKHSMRVMHPLPRNEEVAEEVDFDQRAAYFRQMKHGLHCRMALLALILS, from the exons ATGGAGGCCAAACTCTACGCCCCCGCCACGGCGCCCCTCACCTCTTCCGAGAAGCTCGTCACTCTTGAGCTTCAAGATGGTGTGGTCTACCAAGGCTACAGCTTTGGTGCCCCCAAGAGCATTGCCGGTGAACTGGTGTTCCAGACCGGCATGGTTGGATATCCCGAGTCGGTGACAGACCCATCCTACCGCGGCCAGATTCTGGTCATCACATTCCCGCTGGTCGGCAACTACGGCGTCCCCTCGAGGGAAACAATGTGCGAGCTTCTGAAGGATCTTCCTGCCCACTTCGAAAGCCACCAGATTCACATCGCCGGTCTCGTCGTGGCCACCTATGCTGGCGAAGACTACTCCCACTACCTCGCCACATCCTCATTGGGCGCATggctcaaggaggagggcatcCCCGCCATGTATGGCGTTGACACCAGAGCGCTCACAAAGCGCATTCGTGAGGAGGGTAGCATGCTCGGTCGCATGCTGTTGCAAAACGACAGCCTCGCCGACCTGGCGGCTCTTAACAAGGCCGGCCAGGACTGGAGGCCATATTTCGAGCAACTCGAATGGGTTGAtcccaacaagaagaatcTCGTAGCGGAGG TGtccatcaagaagcccaagctCTACAGCCCCCCATCGGCTTCGGCCCTCAAGCACTCTACCGGCCGGTCGATTCGTATCCTCTGTCTCGACGTCGGTATGAAGTACAACCAGCTCAGATGCTTCCTCAAGCGTGGCGTTGAGGTTCTCGTTTGCCCTTGGGACTACGATTTCTCCAAGGAGGAGTACGATGGTCTCTTCATCTCCAACGGTCCTGGTGATCCCGCTGTGATGAAAGATACTGTGAAGCACATCTCTGCCGCCCTTGCTGAGAACAAAACGCCCATCTTTGGTATCTGCTTGGGACACCAGCTTCTTGCCCGCGCTTCTGGTGCGCAGACAGTCAAGCTGAAGTTCGGTAACCGCGGTCACAACATCCCCTGCACGAGCATGGTGACTGGCAAATGCCACATCACTTCCCAGAACCACGGTTATGCCGTTGACGCTGCTACCCTTCCCACTGGGTGGCAGGAGCTCTTCGTGAACGCCAACGACGGCAGCAACGAGGGTATCATGCACATCGACAAGCCCCACTTCAGTGTTCAGTTCCATCCCGAGAGCACCCCCGGCCCTCGCGACACCGAGTTCCTCTTTGATGTCTTCATTCAGACCGTCGTCAAGGCGTCCGAGGACAACAGTGTGCTTCAGAAACCTGTCCACTTTCCCGGCGGTACTGTCGAGGAGAACAACAAGCTGCACCCCCGTGTGTCGGTCAAGAaggttcttgttcttggcagTGGTGGTCTCAGCATTGGCCAGGCTGGCGAGTTCGACTACTCTGGCAGTCAGGCTATCAAggcgttgaaggaggagggcatctACAccgtcctcatcaaccccaacattGCCACCATTCAGACCTCCAAGGGTCTTGCGGATAAGGTCTACTTCCTTCCCGTCAATGCTGAGTTTGTTCGCAAGGTCATCATTCACGAGAAGCCTGATGCCATCTACTGCACTTTCGGTGGCCAGACTGCTTTGTCGGTTGGTATCCAGCTCAAGGATGAGTTTGAGTCTCTTGGTGTCAAGGTTCTCGGTACCCCCatcgacaccatcatcaccactgaGGATCGTGAGCTCTTTGCCCGCAGCATGGACTCCATCGGCGAGAAGTGCGCCAAGTCTGCCTCAGCCAACAACCTTGAGGAAGCTATGCACGTTGTCAAGGACATTGGCTTCCCCGTCATTGTTCGTGCGGCCTACGCCCTTGGTGGCCTTGGCAGTGGTTTTGCCAACAACGAAGATGAGCTTCGTGAGCTGTGCAGCAAGGCCTTTGCTGCCAGTCCTCAGGTTCTCATTGAGCGCAGTATGAAGGGCTGGAAGGAGGTCGAGTACGAAGTCGTCAGAGATTGCCAGGACAACTGCATCACTGTCTGCAACATGGAGAACTTTGATCCCCTTGGTATCCACACCGGTGATTCCATCGTTGTGGCTCCTTCTCAGACCCTCTCGGACGAGGACTACAACATGCTTCGCACCACCGCTGTCAACGTCATTCGCCACCTTGGTGTTGTGGGCGAGTGCAACATTCAATACGCCCTGAACCCCTTCTCCAAGGAGTACTGCATCATTGAAGTCAACGCCAGACTGTCGAGATCCTCTGCTCTCGCCTCCAAAGCTACCGGCTACCCCCTTGCCTTCATTGCTGCGAAGTTGGGTCTTGGCATCCCTctcaaggacatcaagaACTCGGTCACCAAGGTCACCTGTGCCTGCTTCGAGCCTTCTCTTGACTATGTCGTGGTCAAGATGCCTCGTTGGGACTTGAAGAAGTTCAACCGTGTTTCCTCCCAGCTCGGCTCTTCCATGAAGAGTGTTGGTGAGGTCATGAGCATTGGTAGAACATTCGAAGAAGCGATCCAGAAGGCCATTCGCTCTATTGACTTCCACAACTTGGGTTTCAACAAGACCGAGAGCGCTTTGATCTCGCTGGATGACGAGTTGCAGACCCCCTCTGACCAGCGTCTGTTTGCCATTGCCAATGCCATGTACAATGGCTACTCGGTGAAACGCATCTGGGAGCTCACCCAGATCGACAAGTGGTTCCTCGACCGTCTCATGGGCTTGATTGACTATGCCAAGCACATGGAAGGTCTGAAGGGCCAGTCTCTCAACGCCAACACCCTGCTTCGCGCCAAGCAGCTCGGCTTCTCTGATCGCCAGATTGCCAACTTTGTTGGTTCTTCTGAACTGCTGGTCCGTGATGTGCGCACCAAGGCCGGAATCACCCCATTCGTGAAGCAGATCGACACTGTCGCCGCCGAGTTCCCCGCCTACACCAACTACCTCTACACCACCTACAATGCCAGCGAGCACGACATCGCCTTCAACGACCGCGGCGTCATGGTCCTTGGCTCTGGTGTTTACCGTATTGGCTCCTCAGTCGAGTTCGACTGGTGCTCAGTGAGAGCTATCCGCACATTGATGGAGTCGGGTATCAAGACAATCATGATGAATT GCAATCCAGAGACCGTAAGCACTGATTTTGACGAGGCCGACAGGCTTTATTTTGAGGCCACCACT ATGGAGACTGTGCTCGACGTCTATGAAGTTGAAAACTCCCAGGGCGTTCTAGGCGCCATGGGTGGCCAAGGGCCCAACAACATTGCCCTGCCCCTGTTCAGAGCTGGCGTCAAGATGCTCGGTACCTCGCCTGAGATGATTGATTCTGCCGAGAACCGGTACAAATTTTCGCGTATGCTGGACCGCATTGGTGTCGATCAGCCTACCTGGAAGGAACTCACGAGCttcgaggaggccaaggcctTCTGCACCAAGGTCACTTACCCAGTGCTGGTCCGCCCCTCGTATGTTCTTTCCGGGGCTGCCATGAACACCGTCTACTCTGAAGGTGATCTCGAGTCCTACTTGAAGCAGGCCACCGCTGTGTCTCCCGAGCACCCTGTGGTCATCACCAAGTACATCGAGAACGCAAAGGAGATCGAGATGGACGCCGTGGCCAAGAACGGCAAGGTTGTCGGTCACTTTATTTCTGAGCACGTCGAGAACGCTGGTGTTCACTCCGGAGATGCCACTCTGgttcttcctccccaggACCTCGAGCCCACTACCATTCAGCGCATCGAGGACGCCACCCGCAAGATTGCTGATGCTCTCAACATCACTGGTCCCCTCAATATTCAGTTCATTGCCAAGGATAACGACATCAAAGTCATTGAGTGCAACGTTCGTGCGTCTCGCTCCTTCCCCTTCGTCTCCAAAGTCATGGGAGTGGATCTTATTGAGATGGCCACCAAGGCTATCATGGATGTTCCTTTCGAGGAGTATCCCAAGATCGATCGCACTGTTGACTCGGTTGCTGTCAAGGTCCCTCAGTTCAGTTTCTCGCGCCTGTCTGGTGCTGATCCTGTGCTGGGtgtcgagatggcctccaCTGGTGAGGTCGCTTGCTTTGGCTCCGACAAGTATGAGGCTTACCTGAAGGGTCTCATGTCCACTGGCTTCAAGATCCCCAAGAAGAACATTCTGCTGTCTCTTGGTTCTTACAATGACAAGCTGGAACTTCTTCCCTCGGTCAAGAAGCTTGAGGAAATGGGCTACACCCTCTTTGCCACAGCAGGAACCTCCGACTTCCTGGCATCTCACGGAGTCAAGGCGCAGTACCTTGAGGTCCTTGGCAAGTCTGAACAGGAGGCTCAGAGAAGCGAGTACTCGCTGGTTGACCATCtgtccaacaacaagatcgaCTTGTACATCAACTTGCCATCCAGCAACAGATACAGGCGCCCGGCCAGCTACGTGAGCAAGGGCTACCTCACTCGTCGTCTGGCTGTTGACTACCAAGTTCCTTTGGTTACCAATGTCAAGAATGCCAAGATCCTGATCGAGGCTATCGCCAGGCATTTtgagttggaggttggcATCACCGATTATCAGACCAGCCACCGTACTGTTCAGCTGCCTGGCCTGGTCAACATCGCCGCCTATGTGCCCGGTCTGGCTGTTAGGGACAGCGGGGATCTCCAGAGTGTCACCAAGGCTTCGATTGCTGCCGGATTCAGCATGATTCGCGTCATGCCccttggagagggtgaaggcAACTCGATCACAGAGGCAAAGTCCCTCAAGATCGCCCAGCAGAACAGCAAGCGTGGTGGCTATTGCGACTTCAACTTCTCCGTCACCGCTACCTCTGACAATGCTGACAAAATCAGCCTTCTGGCCGGTGAAGTTGGCTCTCTGTTCATTCCTTTCAACCACATGTCCGGAAAGAACATCAGcaaggttgctgctgtccaAGCACACTTTGATGCCTGGCCAACTCACAAGCCCATCATCACGGATGCTCGCACCACCGACTTGGCCTCCATCTTGCTGCTTGCCAGCCTCCACAACCGCCGCATTCACGTCACCGCTGTCACCACCAAGGATGACATCAGATTGATTGCTCTTTGCAAGGCAAAACAGATGAATGTCACGTGCGATGTGTCCATTTATTCCCTGTATCTGTCCCAGGATGACTATCCTGACTGCAGCTTCCTGCCCACTGCCAGGGACCAGGCTGCTTTGTGGCAGCACCTTGCCACCATCGACGTCTTCTCTATTGGAAGCCTGCCCTACCAACTCGCTCAAAAATTGGGGAAGCCAATTGATGCCACTGTTGGCATCGCCGAtgcactccccctcctcttgacTTCGGTTGTCGAGGGCAAGCTCACTATTGAGGATATCATGACACGTCTCCAtgacaagcccaaggagATTTTTGAGCTCCACGACCAGATTGGCACCACTTtggaggtcgaggttggCCGCACCTACACCGTCCCTGAGACCGGCCCCTGGTCTCCCTTCGCTGGGAAGGTTCTGAAGGGCGCTGTTCAGCGTGTGACATTCCAGGATCAGGTCGCATGCCTCGATGGCGTCGCCGTGGAAGGTCCccccaagggcaaggacatGTCTACTCACGGAGCCATGCCTGccatcgccaccatcacctctccTGCCTTGAAGCCACTTAGCCAAGCGTTGTCCCCGTTGCCAGACTCGAGACTCCTTGCCTCTCCTGCCCGTGGCCCCTTCACAAACAAGTTGCAGCAGCTTCTTTCCATGGATTCCCCATTCAGGAAGAAGCATGTTCTTTCCGTGACATCCTACAGCAGGCAGGACCTGCACCATCTCTTCGACGTTGCTGAGGAGATTCGCAACCGCGTCGACCGCCAGGGTGTCCTTGACATTCTTCGCGGACGCCTGCTCGCCACCCTCTTTTACGAGCCGTCTACTCGCACCTCTGCCTCTTTCGATGCCGCCATGCAGCGTCTTGGCGGCCGCACCATTGCCATTACCACCTCGACTTCGTCGGTTCAGAAGGGTGAAACTCTCCATGACACGTTGAGGACGCTTGCCTGCTACGCAGACGCTGTCGTCCTCCGCCATCCTGATGAGAATTGCCTTGAGGTTGCCCCGATCATCCCtgttcccatcatcaacggcGGTAACGGAAGCAAGGAGCACCCCACTCAAGCCTTCCTTGATCTCTTCACCATCCGCGAGGAATTTGGCTCCATGAAAGACTTGACCATCACCTTTGTTGGTGATCTCTTGCATGGAAGACCCGTCCACTCCCTTGTGTACCTCCTCAAGCACTACCGCGCCAACAACGTCAAGGTCAATCTGGTTTCCCCCAAGTCTCTGGCCTTGCCGAAGGATATCTATAGGAACCTCAAGGAAGCTGGCCAGATTCTCTTTGAGAGTGAGAGCCTTACTCCCCAGATCTTGGAGTCCACCGACGTGCTGTACGTCACCCGCGTGCAAAAGGAGCGCTTCGAGGATCTCGCCGAGTACGACAGAGTCAAGAACTCTTACCGCATCGACCAGAGCACTCTCCGTAACACGAAGCACAGCATGCGCGTGATGCATCCTCTTCCCAGAaacgaggaggttgctgaggaggttgactTTGACCAGAGAGCCGCGTACTTCAGACAG ATGAAGCACGGTCTCCACTGCCGCATGGCTTTGCTCGCTCTTATTCTTTCTTAG
- a CDS encoding hypothetical protein (EggNog:ENOG503PR5T), translating into MPSHTPIRQAAAATTTTTTSSPAMKRGVSRNPRLAAATLALTLTALAVQQVSSSRTRENESARRKAGDLYVSVDRSGGGI; encoded by the exons ATGCCCTCCCACACTCCCATCCGTCAAGCTGCCGCagctaccaccaccactactacTTCTTCCCCCGCCATGAAGCGCGGCGTGAG CCGCAACCCCCGCCTAGCAGCCGCAACCCTAGCCCTAACCCTCACAGCCCTCGCCGTCCAGCaagtctcctcctcccgcaccAGGGAGAACGAGTCGGCGCGGAGGAAGGCGGGAGACCTCTACGTGAGCGTGGAtcggagtggtggtggcatctaA
- a CDS encoding hypothetical protein (EggNog:ENOG503P2YW) yields MEQQQLIDQLIDDWASTPSPPAQDNMPMATESGSPRAVTFSEPQPEPPKPHQPHPATRNAMQQNFMDIVATRCHLAPAKGKDTSVLAFIIFPKDYIGTTCDGGRWGDFKLRMSYGSLIALNSAKINNMFKPRAQERFRRRLATDLGVKDLPEGVKYVLDFTPPVEGAELADLTAKLWLPKMVKLWFLAGHYSPDPVLKCFQDTDFRSRLMADSAVGAIMVMGHDDICRRQNCLTDASPWEVDSSCPGIVPDDESSPMCHIPPWRRIEDYCPIRHRVCIMRVLQAINGKDLMLNSAARMWTVAQVAISLEVPQVVVDPVTQWLSAPPNTKFTEICPEKAFELAYALRIPSILTAAFKILVSETAVDYAKALRSPRLPKESWVQRPRDDYGDFPSDPVEYGARAFLDRMTGKYKLLKSDAVFNYLPTRIAEWDHLMATKQVIDRYGHSEVKEAYERLTRGLVHIVHEYVDRVMTAETQGCEIDGLPQKVVELVEAQRRHYIPAKSHLPLHLVYSKLDPSQKVLTPYLWRSLREKLETLAEMANTKVDGDNLEQLRLTFNKEMSRIRHPEAVEMLSDIASAGGGNRQVWTGWFDLFKFHSGLHYALKDLTTRMLGHHDENMFSFFLSDHLLLNLEDSELKYLPIWADGGLDDGSGGVFQEVIPEAEMGPSEPGPGYHTGYTVAGTDTDMASTVGYAPTMVSKSDLGFGELLLDDATVARSVSVQQTGAGESEWGGIISDNKRRVVAVPSEMTSEDRFTEGEDGEWNEAMYERPAGHQAVGQALEEYVEEPGLEGGSLKGKGVDDVMSLDDDDDDDGTSTLDGFEDMDDVNFGL; encoded by the exons ATGGAGCAACAACAACTTATCGATCAACTTATCGACGACTGGGCGAGTACGCCCAGTCCCCCGGCACAAGACAATATGCCTATGGCTACTGAATCTGGATCACCGAGAGCTGTAACCTTCAGTGAGCCCCAACCGGAGCCCCCAAAACCgcatcaaccccatcctgCGACTCGAAATGCCATGCAGCAGAACTTCATGGACATCGTGGCTACCAGATGCCACCTCGCCCCAGCCAAAGGCAAAGATACCTCCGTCTTggccttcatcatctttccAAAAGACTACATTGGAACCACTTGTGACGGCGGCCGATGGGGTGATTTCAAGCTCCGTATGAGCTACGGTTCGCTCATCGCTCTCAATTCTGCCAAGATCAACAACATGTTCAAACCCCGGGCCCAGGAGCGGTTCCGTCGCCGACTGGCTACTGACCTAGGTGTGAAAGACCTGCCGGAAGGTGTCAAGTATGTTCTGGACTTCACGCCTCCGGTTGAGGGAGCTGAGCTAGCAGACCTTACTGCGAAGCTCTGGCTGCCCAAGATGGTCAAATTGTGGTTTCTTGCTGGCCACTATTCGCCAGACCCAGTCCTCAAATGTTTCCAAGATACTGATTTCCGGAGCCGGCTGATGGCAGACTCTGCAGTTGGCGCCATCATGGTAATGGGGCATGATGATATTTGCAGACGTCAGAACT GCCTTACTGATGCATCTCCGTGGGAAGTTGACAGCAGTTGCCCGGGAATTGTTCCCGATGACGAAAGTTCTCCGATGTGCCACATCCCCCCTTGGCGAAGAATTGAGGATTATTGTCCCATACGGCATCGTGTCTGCATCATGCGTGTTTTGCAGGCGATCAACGGGAAGGATCTGATGCTGAATTCGGCAGCAAGAATGTGGACCGTCGCGCAAGTGGCCATCTCTCTGGAGGTTCCACAGGTCGTG GTTGACCCGGTCACCCAATGGCTCAGTGCTCCTCCAAACACAAAGTTCACAGAAATTTGTCCCGAAAAAGCGTTTGAGCTTGCCTACGCGCTCAGAATCCCAAGTATCTTGACGGCCGCCTTCAAGATCCTGGTCAGCGAAACTGCCGTCGACTACGCCAAAGCGCTCCGGTCGCCACGTCTTCCTAAAGAAAGCTGGGTGCAGCGTCCCCGAGATGACTACGGCGACTTCCCTTCTGATCCCGTCGAATACGGCGCCCGGGCTTTTCTTGATAGGATGACGGGCAAATACAAGTTGCTCAAATCTGATGCCGTTTTCAACTATCTCCCCACCCGGATCGCTGAATGGGACCATCTCATGGCGACGAAACAAGTTATCGATCGGTATGGGCATTctgaggtgaaggaggccTATGAGCGACTGACCAGGGGGTTGGTACATATCGTTCACGAGTACGTGGACAGAGTGATGACAGCTGAAACGCAAGGTTGCGAGATTGATGGCCTTCCGCAGAAAGTGGTCGAGTTGGTGGAAGCTCAACGACGGCATTACATCCCCGCAAAGTCCCATTTGCCCTTGCATCTGGTGTACTCAAAACTGGATCCCTCGCAAAAGGTTCTCACGCCGTACTTGTGGAGGAGTTTGCGCGAGAAGCTCGAGACTCTTGCGGAGATGGCGAACACgaaggttgatggtgatAATCTAGAGCAGCTCAGGCTCACATTTAACAAGGAAATGTCGAGGATTCGCCATCCTGAGGCCGTGGAAATGTTGAGCGACATTGCgagtgctggtggtggcaatCGCCAAGTCTGGACGGGGTGGTTTGACCTGTTCAAGTTCCACAGCGGGTTGCACTATGCGCTCAAGGACTTGACCACCAGGATGCTGGGGCATCACGATGAGAACATGTTTTCGTTCTTCCTTTCGGACCACTTGCTGCTGAATCTTGAGGATAGCGAGCTCAAGTACTTGCCGATTTGGGCGGATGGTGGGTTAGATGACGGGTCGGGGGGTGTTTTTCAGGAGGTCATTCCCGAGGCGGAGATGGGGCCAAGTGAGCCCGGGCCGGGTTATCATACGGGGTACACGGTTGCGGGGACGGATACGGACATGGCCAGTACGGTTGGGTACGCGCCTACGATGGTGAGTAAATCTGATTTGGGGTTCGGAGAGCtgttgttggatgatgcGACGGTGGCGAGGAGTGTGAGTGTTCAGCAGActggggctggggagagCGAGTGGGGTGGGATTATATCGGATAAtaagaggagggtggtggctgtgCCAAGTGAGATGACGAGCGAGGATCGGTTTacagagggagaggatggggagtggaATGAGGCTATGTATGAGAGGCCGGCGGGGCATCAGGCTGTTGGgcaggcgttggaggagtaTGTGGAGGAgccggggttggagggtggcTCTttgaaggggaaaggggtggaCGATGTCATGAGtctggatgatgacgatgatgacgatgggaCGTCGACGCTGGATGGGTTTGAGGATATGGATGATGTGAACTTTGGGCTTTGA
- the TAP42 gene encoding Type 2A phosphatase-associated protein 42 (EggNog:ENOG503NYBK; COG:T; BUSCO:EOG092648LP): METEPRSLKAVFADAEAQRIALETQAFTPNSQQYTDAISSAIKNYQESLHLISHLSLFSPNESLEDLSTSDLPLLLINYHLAELSQKLPNPSLPERKRILTSARDFYERFLHLLDSYSLLTPQSAKLLEAYTSSPSTFSTANSSDPTVRRNAKIANFQTEKALRQKLEYLRARPEYGATEDEDIPSGAGDEEVVREVHLANLAYRVHLTFNALDSLNREMEILSMAPPQPPPSAQQNQQQAEDDRRRRGITSDGSYNDRLDIMNRALGGKGGPILSQQGKPLQPFTLLANRQEIAKGVFRPSHNLPTMTIDEYLEEERRRGGIIEGGGEASGQVPEPDEDDYEKAEKEMYKARAWDEFVEENPRGAGNTINRG, encoded by the coding sequence ATGGAAACCGAGCCTCGCTCCCTCAAAGCTGTCTTCGCCGACGCCGAAGCCCAGCGCATCGCTCTGGAAACCCAGGCCTTCACTCCCAACTCCCAACAATACACCGACGCCATCTCCTCTGCCATCAAGAACTACCAAGAGTCCCTTCACCTGATATcccacctctctctcttctcccccaacgaATCTCTCGAAgacctctccacctccgacctccccctcctcctaatCAACTACCACCTCGCCGAGCTCTCCCAAAagctccccaacccctcccttcccGAGCGCAAAAGAATCCTCACCTCCGCCCGCGATTTCTACGAGcgcttcctccacctcctaGACAGCTACTCCCTACTCACCCCCCAATCAGCCAAACTCCTCGAAGCCtatacctcctccccatccaccttTTCAACCGCCAACTCCTCCGACCCAACAGTCCGCCGGAATGCCAAAATCGCAAACTTCCAAACAGAAAAAGCCCTCCGCCAAAAGTTAGAATATCTCCGCGCCCGTCCAGAGTATGGCGCCAcagaagatgaagacatCCCCTCGGGAGCAGGCGACGAGGAAGTCGTCCGAGAAGTCCACCTAGCTAACCTAGCTTATCGTGTTCACCTTACCTTCAACGCCCTCGACTCTCTAAATCGGGAAATGGAGATCTTGTCCATggcacccccccaaccacctccatcggCCCAGCAaaaccagcagcaagccgAGGATGATAGGCGTAGGCGGGGGATAACCAGCGATGGCAGTTACAACGACAGACTAGACATAATGAACCGTGCTCttggagggaaaggaggacCGATTTTGTCACAGCAGGGGAAGCCACTGCAGCCGTTTACGCTGTTGGCAAACAGGCAGGAGATTGCCAAGGGGGTGTTTAGACCGAGTCATAATCTGCCGACAATGACGATTGATGAGTacctggaggaagagagaagaagaggtgggattattgaggggggaggggaggcaaGTGGGCAGGTGCCGGAGCCGGATGAGGATGATTATgaaaaggccgagaaggagatgtATAAGGCTAGGGCGTGGGATGAGTTTGTGGAGGAGAACCCCAGGGGGGCTGGTAATACGATCAACCGTGGTTAG